ATTTAGGTATATTTTCTACGCAGTCTCTTAGCTTCTCAATCTCTTCATCACTGAGCTCTCCGAGCTTTTTATATCTGGGCAATTGAGCTGCATCTGCAATTGCCTCGCTACACCTTATACCAATACCTTTTATTTTGGTAAGTCCGTAAACTACAGATCTGTTACCATCTAAATCTGTATCTGCAATTCTTACTATGTATTTGAATTCAGGCTTCTTCTCTTCCATTGTACGCCTATTTACCTAACGTTTTTCCTTTACTTAATGGTAAATTAAGAATCCATCTCTTGTTTTATGTGCATCTAGCAATGTAGCTTCTTCTTCTTCACTTTCATACCTCATTTCCATTACAAGGTCTAGAAGGGTTGCTACCGCTTCCCTCAAATGCCTTACTTCCTCTTTTAGCTCTGTAACTGCTTTCAATAGCTCACTATCCCTATTCATATTGTAGGTAATCTATTTACAGGCTTTTATCTTTTATTGTTTCATGGCTAAATTTTGGGATTGATGACAATATTAATATTTTACAAAGGGTATTGTCATTCGTGAAATGACCATTGAAAGTAAGCTAGAGCAAGCTATTAAAGATTTGAAAGAAGGTAAATTTGTACTTGTCTATGACTCAGAAGGCAGGGAGAAAGAAACCGATTTAGTGATTGCATCTGAGTTTATTAGACCTATGAGTATTAGGAAAATGCGTAAAGAAGCTGGAGGACTTATATGCGCAACTGTTTCTTACGAGGCTGCTAGAGCTCTTAAACTTCCTCTTCTTGTTGAGCTCTATGCAGAAATCAGCAACAATAACAGCAATTACGAAGTTTTGAAAAGGCTATCGCCCTATGATATACCATACGATACTAAATCATCTTTTTCTTTGACTATAAATCATCGTAAAACTTTTACTGGAATAAGTGATTACGATAGAGCTCTGACAATTTCAGAACTTGCTAAGCTTATAAAAAATCGCAGTAACGAAAAAAAGCTTTTAGAAGAGTTCGGCAGGAGTTTTCGCTCACCAGGACATGTTCCTCTACTTAAAGCAGCTAAAAATTTACTTAAAGAAAGGCAGGGTCATACTGAGTTAAGCATTGCTCTAATGCAATTTGCTAACCTTGCGCCTTCCGCTACTATATGCGAGATGATAGGCGAAAATGGCAAGTCGCTAACTAAAGAAGAAGCGAAAAAATATGCTACTAAGAACGATTTAGTGTTTCTCGAAGGTAAAGATATTATTAAAGTTTGGAGTAGCAGGGAGAGAAAATGGTTAAAGTAATGGCTACCGGTGTTTTTGATATTTTGCATCCCGGACACATTTACTATTTAGAAGAGGCTAAAAAGCTTGGTGATGAGCTTGTTGTAGTAGTGGCAAGAGACTCTACAGTAAAGCTCCACAAGCACGAGCCTATTACAAATGAAAAAATGCGCTTGGCTATGGTGCAAGCTCTTAAGCCTGTAGATAAGGCAGTGCTTGGTTATGAAGGCGATGTTTACAGAATAGTTAAGGAGCTCAAGCCTGATATTATTGCGCTTGGTTACGACCAAGCTCATAACGAAGAAAAGATCAGAGCAGATTTGGAAAAATTAGGTCTCAAAGTAAAAGTTGTTCGCTTACCAGAGTTTGCAAACGATCTGAGCGGCACAAGGAGAATTATACGCAAGATTATAGATTGGTATACGTTTCAGAAGAAGATTGAGAAGGTTGAAAAATGAAGAGAGTTTGGGTATTTGTGGTGTTGTTTGTTATGATGAGCGGTTTAGTAGTTGTGAGTGGGCCGAGTGAGGCAAGTGGTAATGCAGGAATTAAAGCACCTACACTTACACCACACGATCCAATCCACATCGATGGGAATGGCGATTTTACATTTGAAAATGGGGTGAGTAGCGGCTCAGGCACGGAAAGTGACCCGTACATCATAGAAAACTGGGATATAAATGCGAGCAGTGCCGATTTAGGACACGGTATTGAGGTCTACGACACGGACGTGCATTTTGTCATAAAAAACTGCTATATTCATGATGGCAAAAGATGCGAAAACGCAACTCGTTTGGGGAACAGCGGAATAATATTCTACAATGTGATAAACGGAAAAATTGAGAATCTGACAGGTTATAACAACGAGCGTAGTATAGATCTTTATCACGCTTCAAAAATCGCCATTATAAGTTGTGTTGTTTACGGTAATTGTTGTAGTATGTTATTCTCTCACTCTTCAGATAATATAATAATTAACTGCACTTTGTACAATAATTATAACGGCATCCACCTCCTCTCATCTTCAAACACCACAATAACAAACTGCCATATACACAACAACACCGAAGGCATCCGGCTTGGACACTTTTCAAATAATAATACCATAATAAACACTACTATATCCAACAATGAGCATGGTATCTATCTTGCCTCATCCTCAAATAGTAACACCATCTGCTATAATCGCTTTGTAGATAACGTGGAGCAATTCCACGACGAGGGCTCAAATTACTGGTATGATAATGAATTTATAAAGAGAGAAGAAAGCTGGCTAAGTAAGTTATGGAAAAATCCGCTACTGGTTCCAGTCTTGCTAGTATTGATTCTTGTGGTTATTGCCATCGCATTTACTCTAGGAGGAAGGAAAAAGGAAGGGTGAGCAAATGAAAGAAGAAAGAATAAGGGAGAACATAAAAAAGATCAAAAAAATTGTCGTTCCCACACTCAAACGCAACGGTGTAGTAAGAGCAGGTATATTTGGCTCGTTTGTCAAAGGAAAAGTCAAAAAGAGCAGCGATGTTGATATTCTGATTAAGTTCAAAGGAAGGAAAAGTTTGCTC
This is a stretch of genomic DNA from Candidatus Thermoplasmatota archaeon. It encodes these proteins:
- the ribB gene encoding 3,4-dihydroxy-2-butanone-4-phosphate synthase; its protein translation is MTIESKLEQAIKDLKEGKFVLVYDSEGREKETDLVIASEFIRPMSIRKMRKEAGGLICATVSYEAARALKLPLLVELYAEISNNNSNYEVLKRLSPYDIPYDTKSSFSLTINHRKTFTGISDYDRALTISELAKLIKNRSNEKKLLEEFGRSFRSPGHVPLLKAAKNLLKERQGHTELSIALMQFANLAPSATICEMIGENGKSLTKEEAKKYATKNDLVFLEGKDIIKVWSSRERKWLK
- a CDS encoding FAD synthase, which codes for MVKVMATGVFDILHPGHIYYLEEAKKLGDELVVVVARDSTVKLHKHEPITNEKMRLAMVQALKPVDKAVLGYEGDVYRIVKELKPDIIALGYDQAHNEEKIRADLEKLGLKVKVVRLPEFANDLSGTRRIIRKIIDWYTFQKKIEKVEK
- a CDS encoding NosD domain-containing protein; the encoded protein is MMSGLVVVSGPSEASGNAGIKAPTLTPHDPIHIDGNGDFTFENGVSSGSGTESDPYIIENWDINASSADLGHGIEVYDTDVHFVIKNCYIHDGKRCENATRLGNSGIIFYNVINGKIENLTGYNNERSIDLYHASKIAIISCVVYGNCCSMLFSHSSDNIIINCTLYNNYNGIHLLSSSNTTITNCHIHNNTEGIRLGHFSNNNTIINTTISNNEHGIYLASSSNSNTICYNRFVDNVEQFHDEGSNYWYDNEFIKREESWLSKLWKNPLLVPVLLVLILVVIAIAFTLGGRKKEG
- a CDS encoding nucleotidyltransferase family protein; this translates as MKEERIRENIKKIKKIVVPTLKRNGVVRAGIFGSFVKGKVKKSSDVDILIKFKGRKSLLDLARLEIELEKKLWRKVEILTYSSIHPLLKERILKEEVVIL